One part of the Dermacentor silvarum isolate Dsil-2018 chromosome 6, BIME_Dsil_1.4, whole genome shotgun sequence genome encodes these proteins:
- the LOC119455064 gene encoding serpin B3, whose amino-acid sequence MPKHLSRMIVHFSMDLHRELLKSRHDKLENIVSSPYSIATSLSMMLFGARGNTAEELLSVLHARDEKVHDQFASFLPKLSSHSHKLQFHAANRIYSDLKFPVIDECAAFLNSTYSSTIVSVDFQNNSENIRAQINDWVKEVTESKITDLLAPGTVGPSTSVILVNAIYFRGFWESPFPATNTSRRDFNFNANTKVQVDMMSQKQDFAIAHSDELSARAIEMPYKGGRASMVILLPDAVDGLSHLEHHLSHSKLSAILADFKETPNVQLSMPKLLLQQSFSLKDTFLAMGVSDLFSAKCDLSGMFKTGNPSVSDIVHKVYLQVDEEGTEAAAATAAMGCGSSGPGVTQTTEFMVDHPFMLFILRSKSDVVLFMSSVRHP is encoded by the coding sequence ATGCCAAAGCACCTTAGTCGCATGATTGTGCACTTCTCGATGGACCTGCACCGGGAGCTGCTGAAGTCTAGGCATGACAAACTCGAGAACATCGTCTCTTCGCCGTACAGCATTGCGACAAGCCTCTCCATGATGCTCTTCGGAGCGCGTGGCAACACCGCTGAAGAGCTCTTGAGTGTGCTACACGCAAGGGATGAAAAAGTTCACGATCAGTTCGCGTCGTTCTTGCCGAAGTTGTCGAGCCACTCCCACAAGCTGCAGTTCCACGCCGCCAACAGAATCTACAGTGACCTGAAGTTTCCAGTCATTGATGAGTGCGCGGCCTTCCTGAACTCTACGTACTCCTCCACCATCGTGTCCGTTGACTTCCAGAACAACAGCGAAAACATTAGAGCCCAGATCAACGACTGGGTGAAGGAAGTCACGGAGTCTAAGATAACGGATCTCCTGGCTCCAGGAACCGTCGGCCCTTCGACCAGCGTGATCTTAGTCAACGCCATCTACTTCCGCGGGTTCTGGGAGTCACCGTTTCCGGCCACTAACACGTCGCGCCGCGATTTCAACTTCAACGCCAATACCAAAGTGCAGGTGGACATGATGTCCCAGAAGCAAGATTTTGCGATCGCTCACAGTGATGAGCTTTCGGCCAGGGCCATCGAGATGCCTTACAAAGGCGGCAGAGCGTCCATGGTCATACTACTGCCCGACGCAGTCGATGGGCTGTCGCATCTAGAGCATCACCTGTCGCATTCCAAGCTGTCTGCGATCCTGGCGGACTTCAAGGAGACACCGAACGTCCAGTTGAGCATGCCCAAGCTCTTGCTCCAGCAGAGTTTTTCTCTGAAAGACACCTTCCTGGCCATGGGAGTCAGCGACCTGTTCTCGGCCAAGTGCGATCTCTCGGGCATGTTCAAGACCGGAAATCCCTCCGTGTCCGACATAGTCCACAAGGTGTACCTGCAGGTTGATGAAGAAGGCACGGAGGCTGCAGCGGCCACGGCTGCTATGGGGTGCGGGTCTAGCGGCCCAGGAGTGACGCAAACAACAGAGTTCATGGTTGACCATCCGTTCATGTTGTTCATTTTGAGGAGCAAGTCCGACGTGGTCTTGTTTATGAGCTCCGTGAGACATCCGTGA